The following proteins are co-located in the Elusimicrobiota bacterium genome:
- a CDS encoding ornithine carbamoyltransferase produces the protein MQSMLRGKDWIETVDWSKEELETVLHTSWNLKQRFALGEPHRLLQDKTLFMMFFEQSTRTRNSTEAGMTQLGGHAHDLTPDKMQISHGETPKDTGKVLSRYGHGIAIRNCFYGVGNKYIREVAEHATIPIINLQCDVDHPCQSIADLMTVREKFGSNLKGMKFVISWTYAPAYARPLSVPQGLITLMPRFGMDVVLAHPKEFNLMPRTVEAAKKFAKESGSKFSITHDMDEAFKGATVLYPKSWGCHQYLADQGVPEEDKKRVGMDILNKYKKWVCTEKRMKLGKKDAVYMHPLPADRGAEVEDAVIDGPQSIVFDQAENRLHTVKAIQSLTMGGRP, from the coding sequence ATGCAGAGCATGCTGAGAGGGAAGGACTGGATCGAGACCGTGGACTGGAGCAAGGAGGAGCTGGAGACCGTCCTCCACACCTCCTGGAACCTGAAGCAGCGCTTCGCGCTCGGCGAGCCGCACCGCCTGCTCCAGGACAAGACGCTGTTCATGATGTTCTTCGAACAGTCCACCCGCACCCGCAACTCGACCGAGGCCGGCATGACGCAGCTCGGCGGCCACGCGCACGACCTGACTCCGGACAAGATGCAGATCTCCCACGGCGAGACCCCCAAGGACACCGGCAAGGTGCTCTCCCGCTACGGGCACGGCATCGCCATCCGCAACTGCTTCTACGGCGTCGGCAACAAGTACATCCGCGAGGTGGCGGAGCACGCGACCATCCCGATCATCAACCTCCAGTGCGACGTGGACCATCCCTGCCAGTCCATCGCCGACCTCATGACCGTGCGCGAGAAGTTCGGCAGCAACCTCAAGGGCATGAAGTTCGTCATCTCCTGGACCTACGCGCCCGCCTACGCGCGGCCGCTGTCGGTGCCGCAGGGCCTCATCACGCTCATGCCGCGCTTCGGCATGGACGTCGTGCTCGCCCACCCCAAGGAGTTCAACCTCATGCCGCGCACCGTCGAGGCGGCGAAGAAGTTCGCCAAGGAGTCGGGCTCCAAGTTCAGCATCACCCACGACATGGACGAGGCCTTCAAGGGCGCGACCGTGCTCTATCCGAAGTCCTGGGGCTGCCACCAGTACCTGGCCGACCAGGGCGTGCCGGAAGAGGACAAGAAGCGCGTCGGCATGGACATCCTCAACAAGTACAAGAAGTGGGTCTGCACCGAGAAGCGCATGAAGCTCGGCAAGAAGGACGCCGTCTACATGCATCCGCTCCCGGCCGACCGCGGCGCGGAGGTCGAGGACGCCGTCATCGACGGCCCGCAGAGCATCGTGTTCGACCAGGCGGAGAACCGCCTCCACACCGTGAAGGCCATCCAGTCGTTGACCATGGGTGGACGCCCCTGA
- a CDS encoding GspE/PulE family protein — protein MFGKPEIGDILVKKGVLNAEQRALVEKRARLNDWTFAQAVVKEGLASEEAVAAAIADKLGIAFASTANKLLSFEPGQNLDKIVPEAFARDHLVLPLLLDNGILAVALAEPEDLMVVDNLKVLTSFEIQPFVATRSQILREIDALYGARTGLIDKTIDSQAASPGAADPHSGSGQVDVTASKLDLDKTIIGVRGASSVQFVNAILKQAVAERASDIHLETFDDQPILRFRIDGMLFERTPPPRDVFLSVVSRLKVIARLDVAERRLPQDGTFTITLQDRPIDIRVSVCPAAYGEKVVLRLLDKEAVELDIDKIGLEDRQKRDFLEAASLPHGLIFLTGPTGSGKTTTLYTILSRIKTPSLNFMTIEDPVEIKLKGLTQVEVKPGIGLSFASALRSFLRQDPDVILVGEVRDQETAEICVRAALTGHLVLSTLHTNEAMSMAARLLDLGIEPFLLADGLALVAAQRLVRVLCRECRVAYAPDAALMAQVLKETSLDAASIPKDLPFYKAKGCERCSGTGYRKRIGIYEVYRVTPEMKEIIVAERGRISKLKEAAWRSGMWNLRASGWRKVLQGITSVDEVLTNTTA, from the coding sequence ATGTTCGGCAAGCCCGAGATCGGCGACATCCTGGTCAAGAAGGGCGTCCTCAACGCCGAGCAGCGCGCGCTCGTCGAGAAGAGGGCCCGCCTCAACGACTGGACCTTCGCCCAGGCGGTCGTCAAGGAAGGGCTGGCCTCCGAGGAGGCCGTGGCGGCGGCGATCGCCGACAAGCTCGGCATCGCCTTCGCCTCGACCGCCAACAAGCTGCTGAGCTTCGAGCCGGGCCAGAACCTCGACAAGATCGTGCCCGAGGCCTTCGCCCGCGACCACCTCGTCCTGCCGCTCCTCCTCGACAACGGCATCCTCGCCGTGGCGCTCGCGGAGCCCGAGGACCTCATGGTCGTCGACAACCTGAAGGTCCTGACGAGCTTCGAGATCCAGCCCTTCGTGGCGACGCGCTCCCAGATCCTGCGCGAGATCGACGCCCTCTACGGGGCGCGCACCGGTCTCATCGACAAGACCATCGACTCCCAGGCGGCCTCGCCGGGCGCCGCCGACCCCCACTCCGGCTCCGGGCAGGTCGACGTCACCGCGAGCAAGCTGGACCTCGACAAGACGATCATCGGGGTGCGCGGCGCCTCCTCGGTGCAGTTCGTCAACGCCATCCTCAAGCAGGCGGTGGCCGAGCGGGCCTCGGACATCCACCTGGAGACCTTCGACGACCAGCCCATCCTCCGCTTCCGCATCGACGGGATGCTCTTCGAGCGCACCCCTCCGCCGCGCGACGTGTTCCTCTCGGTCGTCTCCCGCCTGAAGGTCATCGCCCGCCTCGACGTGGCCGAGCGGCGCCTCCCCCAGGACGGGACCTTCACGATCACCCTCCAGGACCGCCCCATCGACATCCGCGTCTCCGTGTGCCCGGCGGCGTACGGCGAGAAGGTCGTGCTCCGCCTGCTCGACAAGGAAGCCGTGGAGCTCGACATCGACAAGATCGGGCTCGAGGACCGCCAGAAGAGGGACTTCCTCGAGGCGGCGAGCCTCCCCCACGGGCTCATCTTCCTGACCGGCCCGACCGGTTCCGGCAAGACCACCACGCTCTACACCATCCTGAGCAGGATCAAGACCCCCTCGCTCAACTTCATGACGATCGAGGACCCCGTCGAGATCAAGCTCAAGGGCCTGACCCAGGTGGAAGTCAAGCCCGGCATCGGCCTCTCCTTCGCCTCGGCCCTGCGCTCCTTCCTCCGCCAGGACCCGGACGTCATCCTCGTCGGCGAGGTCCGCGACCAGGAGACCGCCGAGATCTGCGTGCGCGCGGCTCTCACCGGGCACCTCGTCCTCTCGACGCTGCACACCAACGAGGCCATGTCGATGGCCGCGCGCCTCCTCGACCTGGGCATAGAGCCCTTCCTCCTCGCCGACGGGCTCGCCCTCGTCGCCGCCCAGCGCCTGGTCCGGGTGCTCTGCAGGGAGTGCAGGGTCGCCTACGCCCCCGACGCGGCGCTCATGGCCCAGGTGCTCAAGGAGACCTCGCTCGACGCCGCGTCGATCCCGAAGGACCTCCCCTTCTACAAGGCCAAGGGCTGCGAGCGCTGCTCCGGCACCGGCTACCGCAAGCGCATCGGCATCTACGAGGTCTACCGGGTCACCCCGGAGATGAAGGAGATCATCGTCGCCGAGCGCGGCCGCATCTCGAAGCTGAAGGAAGCGGCCTGGCGCTCCGGGATGTGGAACCTGCGCGCGAGCGGCTGGCGCAAGGTCCTCCAGGGGATCACGAGCGTCGACGAGGTCCTCACGAACACCACGGCCTGA
- a CDS encoding cation:proton antiporter: MHSASLLQDLAIVMAVAGAAMLLCHRLRQPVAIGYILAGLLVGPYTPPFALVSDMGSIRTMAELGIAFLMFTLGLEFNLPRLRRVGPAAALAAAVEVLFMLWLGYQLGRLFGWSPVESVFLGGIVAISSTTLIVKMLGDLRLAHEEFSQLVFGVLILEDVAAVLLLSIVSGLSSSAGADALEAARALAKTGLFVVLYIVLGLSTIPRLLAWVAAFKTREVLGIVSLGLCLLGALLGAKVVGSPALGAFLTGAIVAASAEHPQIESWILPVRDMFSALFFVSAGMLMRPDMLWDFRWAILAFTLAVLAGKTLGGAAGALASGRGLKTSLKVGAGLAQIGEFSFVIAGVGATSRLAGDSLYAVATSVSLLTALAAPRLLRGVDPAVDRALALLPAPARGLIKRHEEWAGKAHGRKLPPETAILSRYLIRLVIYIVLSVGIVLGTQSFAGLAAAAAPGSAGVLWALWTAAALGSLPFWACVSKYGGHLVLLLVTSGLAARESSQLLRYLDIHRFYNALGALIVLALGLGFLVFEASSLARVWPVWATAGLLILAGTLERRRVAALQERAERLLDEVIGLATSEPTRQALRQSKEEQPFFFGMTEPVMIIEGVAAVGKPIAALDVRRRSGASIIAIYREGKHIANPSPTQELKADDVVVLFGEPDERQKALSILLQS, from the coding sequence GTGCACTCCGCCTCCCTGCTGCAGGACCTCGCCATCGTGATGGCGGTCGCCGGCGCCGCGATGCTCCTCTGCCATCGCCTGCGCCAGCCCGTCGCCATCGGCTACATCCTCGCCGGGCTCCTCGTCGGCCCCTACACCCCGCCCTTCGCGCTGGTCAGCGACATGGGAAGCATCCGCACGATGGCCGAGCTCGGCATCGCCTTCCTGATGTTCACCCTCGGCCTCGAGTTCAACCTCCCCCGCCTGCGCCGCGTCGGCCCGGCGGCGGCCCTCGCCGCGGCCGTCGAGGTGCTCTTCATGCTCTGGCTCGGCTACCAGCTCGGCCGCCTCTTCGGCTGGAGCCCGGTGGAGAGCGTCTTCCTCGGCGGCATCGTCGCCATCTCCAGCACGACGCTGATCGTGAAGATGCTCGGAGACCTGCGCCTGGCCCACGAGGAGTTCTCCCAGCTCGTCTTCGGCGTGCTCATCCTCGAGGACGTCGCGGCCGTCCTGCTCCTCTCCATCGTCTCGGGGTTGAGCTCGAGCGCCGGCGCCGACGCCCTCGAGGCGGCGCGCGCGCTCGCCAAGACCGGGCTCTTCGTCGTGCTCTACATCGTGCTCGGCCTCTCGACGATCCCGCGCCTGCTCGCCTGGGTCGCGGCCTTCAAGACCCGCGAGGTGCTCGGCATCGTCTCCCTCGGCCTCTGCCTCCTGGGCGCCCTGCTCGGAGCGAAGGTCGTCGGCTCGCCCGCCCTCGGGGCCTTCCTCACCGGCGCCATCGTCGCCGCCTCCGCGGAGCATCCCCAGATCGAATCCTGGATCCTGCCGGTGCGCGACATGTTCAGCGCGCTCTTCTTCGTCTCGGCGGGGATGCTCATGCGCCCCGACATGCTCTGGGACTTCCGCTGGGCCATCCTCGCCTTCACGCTCGCCGTCCTCGCCGGCAAGACGCTCGGCGGGGCGGCCGGCGCGCTCGCCTCGGGCCGGGGACTGAAGACCTCGCTCAAGGTCGGCGCCGGCCTCGCGCAGATCGGCGAGTTCTCCTTCGTCATCGCCGGGGTGGGCGCCACCTCGCGCCTGGCCGGCGACTCGCTCTACGCGGTGGCGACCTCGGTCTCCCTCTTGACCGCGCTCGCCGCCCCGCGCCTTCTGCGCGGCGTCGACCCCGCGGTCGACCGCGCGCTCGCCCTCCTGCCCGCGCCGGCGCGGGGCCTCATCAAGCGCCACGAGGAGTGGGCGGGCAAGGCGCACGGCCGCAAGCTCCCCCCCGAGACCGCCATCCTCTCGCGCTACCTCATCCGTCTCGTGATCTACATCGTCCTCTCGGTCGGCATCGTGCTCGGCACCCAGAGCTTCGCGGGCCTCGCCGCGGCCGCGGCCCCGGGCAGCGCGGGCGTGCTGTGGGCGCTCTGGACGGCCGCGGCGCTGGGTTCGCTCCCCTTCTGGGCCTGCGTCTCGAAGTACGGCGGCCACCTCGTGCTCCTGCTCGTCACCAGCGGCCTGGCGGCGCGCGAGTCCTCCCAGCTCCTGCGCTACCTCGACATCCACCGCTTCTACAACGCGCTCGGAGCGCTCATCGTCCTCGCCCTCGGACTCGGCTTCCTCGTCTTCGAGGCCTCCTCGCTCGCGCGGGTCTGGCCGGTCTGGGCGACCGCGGGGCTCCTCATCCTGGCCGGCACGCTCGAGCGCCGCCGCGTCGCGGCCCTGCAGGAGCGCGCCGAGCGGCTCCTCGACGAAGTCATCGGCCTGGCGACCAGCGAGCCCACCCGCCAGGCCCTGCGCCAGTCGAAGGAGGAGCAGCCCTTCTTCTTCGGCATGACGGAGCCCGTCATGATCATCGAGGGCGTCGCGGCGGTCGGCAAGCCCATCGCGGCGCTCGACGTGCGCCGCCGCAGCGGCGCCAGCATCATCGCCATCTACCGGGAGGGCAAGCACATCGCCAACCCCTCCCCCACCCAGGAGCTCAAGGCCGACGACGTCGTCGTCCTCTTCGGAGAGCCCGACGAGCGCCAGAAGGCGCTCTCCATCCTCCTCCAGAGCTGA
- a CDS encoding transposase, protein MPRKPRLSLPGTIHHLTSRGNNRQEIYFQPEDCRDFMAELAETKRRLPFELFAYCLMPNHFHLLVRVIQATTSKFMQRLKSVYTHIINRRHGRNGHLFQGRFNSVHCDKDSQFLELLRYIHLNPVRAELVSSPDEWEWSGHLEYLGRSSVHLLDTDFPLAMFHSDRAHAQEAYRSFVDAYAPVPSHSPLVIPPPPENSRPLQTVRAEPLPELESIAQVCIYETGISMDELRGKTRRRAVTVVRNAFIRRALQIGAARSSLARFLSVSPSAIYNAAPPRTP, encoded by the coding sequence ATGCCCCGAAAACCGAGACTGAGCCTCCCCGGAACGATCCATCACCTGACCTCCCGCGGCAACAACCGGCAGGAGATCTATTTCCAGCCGGAGGATTGCCGGGACTTCATGGCGGAACTCGCCGAGACGAAGCGGCGTCTGCCCTTCGAGCTATTCGCGTATTGCCTCATGCCCAACCATTTTCACCTGCTCGTGCGCGTCATCCAAGCGACGACTTCGAAGTTCATGCAGCGCCTGAAATCCGTCTACACGCATATCATCAACCGGAGACACGGCCGGAACGGGCATCTTTTTCAAGGCCGCTTCAACTCCGTCCATTGCGACAAGGATTCGCAGTTTCTCGAGCTTCTGCGCTACATCCACCTGAACCCCGTACGCGCGGAGCTCGTCTCGAGTCCTGATGAGTGGGAGTGGTCCGGGCATCTGGAGTACCTCGGGCGCTCCTCGGTCCACCTGCTGGACACGGACTTCCCTCTCGCGATGTTCCACTCGGACCGCGCACACGCCCAAGAGGCCTACCGCAGCTTCGTCGACGCATACGCCCCCGTTCCTTCACATTCCCCCCTCGTCATCCCTCCGCCTCCGGAGAACAGCCGACCTCTGCAGACCGTGCGAGCGGAACCTCTCCCCGAATTGGAATCCATCGCGCAGGTGTGCATCTATGAGACGGGGATATCCATGGACGAACTGCGCGGAAAGACACGCCGGCGTGCCGTCACCGTCGTCAGGAACGCCTTCATCCGGCGCGCTCTGCAGATCGGGGCCGCCAGGAGTTCATTAGCCCGGTTCCTGAGCGTATCGCCGTCGGCGATCTATAACGCCGCGCCCCCCCGCACGCCATAG
- a CDS encoding YgeY family selenium metabolism-linked hydrolase encodes MFNADLLRRKVRSYEKDIVRFARAIVATPSFSGQEGALVRLIAREMKKVGFDAVQVDRMGNIIGRIGKGKTKIMMDAHIDTVGIGDKSAWKWDPFKGKYQNRTIYGRGATDQKLSMASMVYAGKAIKQLGLTGDYTLWVVGSCLEEDCDGLPLLHLIEKEGYKPDFVVITEPTDLKVYRGHRGRMEMKVVTKGRSCHGSAPDRGDNAVAKMSPIVAEIEALRPKLKKDRFLGQGTVCVTCIECKTPSLNAVPDEATIYLDRRLTAGETLKSAVREIEGLKSVKKAKAKVHVLHYDAVCWTGLKVGQEKYFPTWVLPESHKLVKASVKAGRDALKKTPVVDKWTFSTNGVASAGRLGIPTIGFGPANEVYAHTVNEMMPVDDLLKAAVFYAALPQYLRK; translated from the coding sequence ATGTTCAACGCCGACCTCCTCCGCCGCAAGGTCCGCAGCTACGAAAAGGACATCGTCCGCTTCGCCCGCGCCATCGTCGCAACCCCCAGCTTCTCCGGTCAGGAAGGCGCCCTCGTGCGCCTCATCGCCAGGGAGATGAAGAAGGTCGGCTTCGACGCGGTCCAGGTCGACCGCATGGGCAACATCATCGGGCGCATCGGCAAGGGGAAGACGAAGATCATGATGGACGCCCACATCGACACCGTGGGCATCGGCGACAAGAGCGCCTGGAAGTGGGACCCGTTCAAGGGAAAGTACCAGAACCGGACCATCTACGGCCGCGGCGCCACCGACCAGAAGCTCTCCATGGCCTCGATGGTCTACGCCGGCAAGGCGATCAAGCAGCTCGGGCTCACGGGCGACTACACCCTCTGGGTCGTCGGCTCCTGCCTCGAGGAGGACTGCGACGGCCTGCCGCTGCTCCACCTCATCGAGAAGGAGGGCTACAAGCCCGACTTCGTCGTCATCACCGAGCCCACCGACCTCAAGGTCTACCGCGGCCACCGCGGCCGCATGGAGATGAAGGTCGTCACGAAGGGCCGCTCCTGCCACGGCTCCGCTCCCGACCGGGGCGACAACGCCGTCGCCAAGATGTCGCCCATCGTCGCGGAGATCGAGGCCCTGCGCCCGAAGCTGAAAAAGGACCGCTTCCTCGGCCAGGGCACGGTCTGCGTCACCTGCATCGAGTGCAAGACGCCGTCCTTGAACGCGGTGCCCGACGAGGCCACCATCTACCTCGACCGGCGCCTCACCGCCGGCGAGACCCTGAAGAGCGCCGTGCGCGAGATCGAGGGCCTGAAGTCGGTGAAGAAGGCCAAGGCCAAGGTCCACGTCCTGCACTACGACGCGGTGTGCTGGACCGGGCTCAAGGTCGGGCAGGAGAAGTACTTCCCGACCTGGGTGCTCCCCGAGAGCCACAAACTCGTGAAGGCCTCCGTGAAGGCGGGACGCGACGCCCTGAAGAAGACCCCGGTCGTGGACAAGTGGACCTTCTCCACCAACGGCGTGGCGAGCGCCGGCCGGCTCGGCATCCCGACGATCGGCTTCGGCCCCGCCAACGAGGTCTACGCCCACACCGTCAACGAGATGATGCCCGTCGACGACCTTTTGAAGGCCGCGGTGTTCTACGCCGCGCTGCCGCAGTATCTGCGCAAATAA
- a CDS encoding FAD-dependent oxidoreductase, whose protein sequence is MAKDSPRFMTDAQLREELDKCEYCSEKPCREACPAHCSPCDFIMAAKVGEPSDFRRSAGIIMGSNPLGGVCGAVCPDRFCMKACVHRTFDKPLEIPSIQATIVQKAKDLGVMPPFRTAKPNGRKVAVVGAGPAGYGAAAMLGQLGYRVDIMDAAKEPGGMVNLIPDFRLDKRVLKTDLEYARKTFGDIRLVLGKKVPEPEKLLKTYDAVVITTGLDHPFTLGIPGEGVAVAALEYLWNRKKHPVKGRRVAVIGGGAIACDCAENAVQDGAEHVEMFALEKLSEMPLTKKELEGIVEAGVHLSGRVRISAVLVKGGKAAGLKTLKVVLPKGKKFHPREVQDVPGSEQTRLGFDKVILAIGARPSFARKGTPRVFFAGDVENGPTTVVEAAAAGKNTALEVDACVTGKPLPKFEKRTKSRVHLPGLIALPVPLETDFFGRKLPSPFLLSAAPPSDGYEQMKKAYEAGWAGGVMKTAFDGIDIHIPGEYMFAFTQNTYANCDNVSGHPIDRVRREVGKLVREFPDRLTAVSTGGPVTGDDEADRAGWQSNTKKLESCGAMCIEYSLSCPQGGDGTKGDIVSQDAELTAKIIGWVLEVSDPKVPKLFKLTAAVTAIYPIMDAIRKVLAKYPHKKAGVTLANTFPTLAFRKGAKKGWEEGIVVGMSGEGVTPISNLTLASVSKMGVPVSGNGGPMDYKAAANFLALGANTVQFCTIVMKHGYGVIDDLHSGLSHLMEARGMTSMKDLVGCALPGPVTGFMELTAKKKISSVTRELCQHCGNCTRCPYLAIRLDEEKVPVTDASRCIGCSICAQKCFSGALAMRERTKAEAEMLQES, encoded by the coding sequence ATGGCCAAGGACAGCCCCCGCTTCATGACGGACGCGCAGCTCCGCGAGGAGCTCGACAAGTGCGAGTACTGCTCGGAGAAGCCCTGCCGCGAGGCCTGCCCCGCGCACTGTTCTCCCTGCGACTTCATCATGGCGGCCAAGGTCGGCGAGCCCTCGGACTTCCGGCGTTCGGCGGGCATCATCATGGGCAGCAACCCTCTCGGCGGAGTCTGCGGCGCGGTCTGCCCCGACCGCTTCTGCATGAAGGCCTGCGTGCACCGCACCTTCGACAAGCCCCTCGAGATCCCCTCCATCCAGGCGACCATCGTCCAGAAGGCCAAGGACCTCGGCGTCATGCCGCCTTTCCGCACGGCGAAGCCGAACGGCCGCAAGGTCGCGGTCGTCGGCGCCGGGCCCGCCGGCTACGGCGCGGCGGCGATGCTCGGCCAGCTCGGCTACCGGGTGGACATCATGGACGCCGCGAAGGAGCCGGGCGGCATGGTCAACCTCATCCCCGACTTCCGCCTCGACAAGCGCGTGCTGAAGACCGACCTCGAGTATGCGCGCAAAACCTTCGGCGACATCCGCCTCGTCCTCGGGAAGAAGGTCCCCGAGCCCGAGAAGCTCCTGAAGACCTACGACGCGGTCGTCATCACCACGGGCCTGGACCACCCCTTCACGCTCGGCATCCCGGGCGAGGGCGTCGCGGTCGCGGCGCTCGAGTACCTTTGGAACCGGAAGAAGCATCCGGTGAAGGGACGGCGGGTGGCCGTCATCGGCGGCGGCGCCATCGCCTGCGACTGCGCGGAGAACGCGGTCCAGGACGGGGCCGAGCACGTCGAGATGTTCGCGCTCGAGAAGCTCTCGGAGATGCCGCTCACGAAGAAGGAGCTCGAGGGCATCGTCGAGGCGGGCGTGCACCTCAGCGGCCGCGTGCGCATCTCCGCGGTGCTCGTAAAGGGCGGCAAGGCCGCCGGGCTCAAGACGCTCAAGGTCGTCCTGCCCAAGGGGAAGAAGTTCCACCCCCGCGAGGTCCAGGACGTCCCGGGCTCCGAGCAGACGCGCCTGGGCTTCGACAAGGTGATCCTCGCCATCGGCGCGCGGCCGAGCTTCGCCCGCAAGGGGACGCCGCGGGTGTTCTTCGCCGGCGACGTCGAGAACGGCCCGACCACCGTCGTCGAGGCCGCGGCCGCGGGCAAGAACACCGCCCTCGAGGTCGACGCCTGCGTCACCGGCAAGCCGCTGCCGAAGTTCGAGAAGCGCACCAAGAGCCGCGTCCATCTGCCCGGCCTCATCGCCCTGCCGGTGCCGCTCGAGACCGACTTCTTCGGCCGGAAGCTCCCCTCGCCGTTCCTTCTCTCGGCCGCGCCGCCCTCCGACGGCTATGAGCAGATGAAGAAGGCCTACGAGGCGGGCTGGGCCGGCGGCGTCATGAAGACCGCCTTCGACGGGATCGACATCCACATCCCGGGCGAGTACATGTTCGCCTTCACTCAGAACACCTACGCGAACTGCGACAACGTCTCGGGACACCCCATCGACCGCGTGCGCCGCGAGGTCGGGAAGCTCGTGCGCGAGTTCCCCGACCGGCTCACCGCCGTCTCGACCGGCGGCCCGGTGACCGGCGACGACGAAGCCGACCGGGCGGGCTGGCAGAGCAACACGAAGAAGCTCGAGAGCTGCGGGGCGATGTGCATCGAGTACTCGCTCTCCTGCCCGCAGGGCGGCGACGGCACCAAGGGGGACATCGTCTCCCAGGACGCCGAGCTCACCGCGAAGATCATCGGCTGGGTCCTGGAGGTCTCCGACCCGAAGGTCCCGAAGCTCTTCAAGCTCACCGCCGCGGTCACGGCGATCTACCCCATCATGGACGCCATCCGCAAGGTCCTGGCCAAGTACCCGCACAAGAAGGCCGGCGTGACCCTCGCCAACACCTTCCCGACCCTCGCCTTCCGCAAGGGCGCGAAGAAGGGCTGGGAAGAGGGCATCGTCGTCGGCATGAGCGGCGAGGGCGTCACTCCCATCAGCAACCTCACGCTCGCCAGCGTCTCGAAGATGGGCGTCCCGGTCTCCGGCAACGGCGGGCCGATGGACTACAAGGCGGCCGCGAACTTCCTGGCGCTCGGGGCCAACACGGTGCAGTTCTGCACAATCGTCATGAAGCACGGCTACGGAGTCATCGACGACCTGCACTCGGGCCTCAGCCATCTGATGGAGGCGCGGGGCATGACGTCGATGAAGGACCTCGTCGGCTGCGCGCTGCCGGGCCCCGTGACGGGCTTCATGGAGCTCACCGCGAAGAAGAAGATCTCCTCGGTGACCCGCGAGCTCTGCCAGCACTGCGGCAACTGCACGCGCTGCCCCTACCTCGCCATCCGGCTCGACGAGGAGAAGGTCCCCGTGACCGACGCTTCGCGCTGCATCGGCTGCTCGATCTGCGCGCAGAAGTGCTTCTCCGGCGCTCTCGCCATGCGCGAGCGGACGAAGGCCGAGGCCGAGATGCTTCAGGAGTCCTGA
- a CDS encoding FlgO family outer membrane protein — protein MKLFSRAALAVLAAVLLAAQAGAAEPLKKLSDKLQKAFKDQPDKKVAVLSFSYVGGGTSSGSNIVQERLTTFLVQGGGVEVVERSLLTKLLEENKLEAAGVLDSKTTQELGKVLGVSAIVTGTLNDLPKDRTEVNARVIETGTGKILAAAQTQIERTWTDAPVRQGGTTVQTPATPTGPLLGKPLVQLAILLDTSSSMDGLINQARTQLWRIVNELARAEKGSGSPEVQVALYEYGNDGLGQSENWIRQVSPFTKDLDNISEKLFALKTNGGQEFCGEVLRRAVADLTWDKHADVYKVIFIAGNEPFTQGPTDFRASAAEAQSKGIAVNTVFCGDRPQGLATMWKAGAELGGGEFSNIDQNVRVAQIAAPQDDEILKLNGELNGTYIPYGAGGRAAKVKQEAQDQALSSVRGAAMERAAFKAAAPQYAGAAASWDAVSAVASGQLKESDMKAEDLPAEMQKLDEAGRKAYIQKKADERKALQTKIQRLSEERRRYVAEKEKELAGKGGSTLDAAVLGAVRTQAAKKGFKFKN, from the coding sequence ATGAAGCTTTTCAGCCGAGCCGCGCTCGCCGTCCTCGCCGCCGTTCTGCTCGCCGCCCAGGCCGGCGCCGCCGAACCCCTCAAGAAGCTCTCCGACAAGCTGCAGAAGGCGTTCAAGGACCAGCCCGACAAGAAGGTCGCGGTCCTGAGCTTCTCCTACGTCGGCGGAGGCACCAGCAGCGGCTCGAACATCGTCCAGGAGCGCCTCACCACCTTCCTCGTCCAGGGCGGCGGCGTCGAGGTCGTCGAGCGCAGCCTGCTGACGAAGCTCCTCGAAGAGAACAAGCTCGAGGCCGCCGGCGTGCTCGACTCCAAGACCACCCAGGAGCTCGGCAAGGTGCTCGGCGTGAGCGCGATCGTCACCGGGACGCTCAACGACCTCCCCAAGGACCGCACCGAGGTCAACGCCCGCGTCATCGAGACCGGCACCGGCAAGATCCTCGCCGCGGCCCAGACGCAGATCGAGCGCACCTGGACCGACGCCCCGGTCCGGCAGGGCGGGACGACCGTCCAGACGCCCGCGACCCCGACCGGCCCCCTGCTGGGAAAGCCGCTCGTCCAGCTCGCCATCCTCCTCGACACGAGCTCGAGCATGGACGGCCTCATCAACCAGGCCCGCACCCAGCTCTGGAGGATCGTCAACGAGCTCGCGCGCGCCGAGAAGGGCAGCGGGAGCCCCGAGGTGCAGGTCGCGCTCTACGAGTACGGCAACGACGGGCTCGGGCAGTCCGAGAACTGGATCCGCCAGGTCTCGCCGTTCACGAAGGACCTCGACAACATCTCCGAGAAGCTCTTCGCGCTCAAGACCAACGGCGGACAGGAGTTCTGCGGAGAGGTCCTCCGCCGCGCGGTCGCCGACCTCACGTGGGACAAGCACGCCGACGTCTACAAGGTCATCTTCATCGCCGGCAACGAGCCCTTCACCCAGGGCCCGACGGACTTCCGCGCGTCGGCCGCCGAGGCGCAGAGCAAAGGCATCGCCGTCAACACCGTCTTCTGCGGCGACCGCCCGCAGGGTCTGGCGACGATGTGGAAGGCCGGCGCCGAGCTCGGCGGCGGAGAGTTCAGCAACATCGACCAGAACGTCCGGGTCGCCCAGATCGCCGCCCCGCAGGACGACGAGATCCTCAAGCTCAACGGCGAGCTCAACGGGACCTACATCCCCTACGGCGCGGGCGGACGCGCGGCGAAGGTGAAGCAGGAAGCGCAGGACCAGGCGCTCTCCTCCGTGCGCGGCGCCGCGATGGAGCGCGCCGCCTTCAAGGCCGCCGCCCCCCAATACGCGGGCGCCGCCGCGTCCTGGGACGCGGTGAGCGCCGTGGCCTCGGGCCAGCTCAAGGAGTCCGACATGAAGGCCGAGGACCTGCCCGCCGAGATGCAGAAGCTCGACGAAGCCGGCCGGAAAGCCTACATCCAGAAGAAGGCCGACGAGCGCAAGGCGCTGCAGACGAAGATCCAGCGCCTGAGCGAGGAGCGCCGCCGCTACGTCGCCGAGAAGGAAAAGGAACTCGCGGGCAAGGGAGGCTCCACCCTCGACGCCGCCGTGCTGGGCGCCGTGCGGACCCAGGCCGCGAAGAAGGGCTTCAAGTTCAAGAACTGA